A window of the Pungitius pungitius chromosome 3, fPunPun2.1, whole genome shotgun sequence genome harbors these coding sequences:
- the LOC119220747 gene encoding T-cell surface antigen CD2-like isoform X1, producing MMEIQRFFFLFRVLRMLVKMAAVFPLAVLLLCCSSVSCAGAPQQCKSYAVTGGTATVAMTIAVQQSDKLAWMHNNSVILRRSKGSFSLGGPDLVTANGSLRLTNVGHDKAGAYKAEVHGADGRIKGTLETSLCVLDPVPKPTVTRECISKVNQVKFTCVDPRQQDKGHEVAWLQKDKVLQRETGRTLTRTVDQVKADPVACRLSNRVSSNESAALHHACVDYASFWHRELLGINTWIFVAAGGGVVVLLIIVVIVCCVCNKRRNRMQLEEEGELRLAWTNEKQQHHQHHTCPDHHRQDQQPAGHTGPRQQRSRQQRPGAPEQPRPSPRRPAQAPRPPGQDDEEQPPPLPQPRKNGPGRRRV from the exons ATGATGGAAATTCAGcgcttcttctttctttttcgtGTGCTGAGGATGCTGGTGAAGATGGCCGCTGTCTTCCCCCTCGCCGTGCTCCTGCTCTGCTGCTCGTCCGTCTCCTGCGCAG GTGCTCCCCAGCAGTGCAAATCTTACGCCGTGACAGGCGGGACGGCCACGGTGGCGATGACCATCGCGGTGCAGCAGTCGGACAAGCTCGCCTGGatgcacaacaactcagtaatCCTGCGCCGGAGCAAAGGCAGCTTCAGCTTGGGGGGTCCGGACCTGGTGACCGCAAACGGATCCCTGAGGTTGACCAACGTGGGCCACGACAAGGCGGGGGCTTACAAGGCCGAGGTCCACGGCGCCGACGGGAGGATTAAAGGGACGCTGGAGACCAGTTTGTGCGTGTTGG ACCCCGTCCCCAAGCCCACGGTGACGCGTGAATGCATCTCCAAGGTCAACCAGGTCAAATTCACCTGCGTTGATCCACGCCAG CAGGACAAGGGTCACGAGGTCGCGTGGCTTCAGAAGGACAAAGTGCTGCAGAGGGAGACGGGCCGGACTCTGACACGAACTGTCGATCAGGTGAAGGCTGATCCGGTCGCGTGCAGACTCTCCAACCGCGTCAGCTCCAATGAGAGCGCAGCGCTCCATCACGCCTGCGTTGACTACG CGTCCTTTTGGCACAGGGAGCTACTCGGGATTAACACGTGGATTTTCGTGGCCGCCGGAGGAG GTGTCGTTGTGCTGCTGATTATCGTCGTCATTGTTTGCTGCGTCTGCAACAAGCGGAGGAACCGCATGCAGCTGGAGG aagAGGGGGAGCTCCGTTTGGCGTGGACCAACGAGAAGCAACAGCACCATCAACACCATACCTGTCCGGATCACCATCGCCAGGACCAGCAGCCCGCCGGCCACACCGGCCCCCGCCAGCAGCGCTCCAGACAGCAGCGCCCCGGGGCGCCGGAGCAGCCGCGGCCCAGCCCCCGCAGGCCCGCCcag gcCCCCAGGCCGCCCGGTCAGGATGACGAAGAGcagccgcctcctcttcctcagcccaGGAAGAACGGCCCCGGACGGCGCAGGGTGTGA
- the LOC119220747 gene encoding T-cell surface antigen CD2-like isoform X2, translated as MMEIQRFFFLFRVLRMLVKMAAVFPLAVLLLCCSSVSCAGAPQQCKSYAVTGGTATVAMTIAVQQSDKLAWMHNNSVILRRSKGSFSLGGPDLVTANGSLRLTNVGHDKAGAYKAEVHGADGRIKGTLETSLCVLDPVPKPTVTRECISKVNQVKFTCVDPRQDKGHEVAWLQKDKVLQRETGRTLTRTVDQVKADPVACRLSNRVSSNESAALHHACVDYASFWHRELLGINTWIFVAAGGGVVVLLIIVVIVCCVCNKRRNRMQLEEEGELRLAWTNEKQQHHQHHTCPDHHRQDQQPAGHTGPRQQRSRQQRPGAPEQPRPSPRRPAQAPRPPGQDDEEQPPPLPQPRKNGPGRRRV; from the exons ATGATGGAAATTCAGcgcttcttctttctttttcgtGTGCTGAGGATGCTGGTGAAGATGGCCGCTGTCTTCCCCCTCGCCGTGCTCCTGCTCTGCTGCTCGTCCGTCTCCTGCGCAG GTGCTCCCCAGCAGTGCAAATCTTACGCCGTGACAGGCGGGACGGCCACGGTGGCGATGACCATCGCGGTGCAGCAGTCGGACAAGCTCGCCTGGatgcacaacaactcagtaatCCTGCGCCGGAGCAAAGGCAGCTTCAGCTTGGGGGGTCCGGACCTGGTGACCGCAAACGGATCCCTGAGGTTGACCAACGTGGGCCACGACAAGGCGGGGGCTTACAAGGCCGAGGTCCACGGCGCCGACGGGAGGATTAAAGGGACGCTGGAGACCAGTTTGTGCGTGTTGG ACCCCGTCCCCAAGCCCACGGTGACGCGTGAATGCATCTCCAAGGTCAACCAGGTCAAATTCACCTGCGTTGATCCACGCCAG GACAAGGGTCACGAGGTCGCGTGGCTTCAGAAGGACAAAGTGCTGCAGAGGGAGACGGGCCGGACTCTGACACGAACTGTCGATCAGGTGAAGGCTGATCCGGTCGCGTGCAGACTCTCCAACCGCGTCAGCTCCAATGAGAGCGCAGCGCTCCATCACGCCTGCGTTGACTACG CGTCCTTTTGGCACAGGGAGCTACTCGGGATTAACACGTGGATTTTCGTGGCCGCCGGAGGAG GTGTCGTTGTGCTGCTGATTATCGTCGTCATTGTTTGCTGCGTCTGCAACAAGCGGAGGAACCGCATGCAGCTGGAGG aagAGGGGGAGCTCCGTTTGGCGTGGACCAACGAGAAGCAACAGCACCATCAACACCATACCTGTCCGGATCACCATCGCCAGGACCAGCAGCCCGCCGGCCACACCGGCCCCCGCCAGCAGCGCTCCAGACAGCAGCGCCCCGGGGCGCCGGAGCAGCCGCGGCCCAGCCCCCGCAGGCCCGCCcag gcCCCCAGGCCGCCCGGTCAGGATGACGAAGAGcagccgcctcctcttcctcagcccaGGAAGAACGGCCCCGGACGGCGCAGGGTGTGA